A portion of the Dehalococcoidia bacterium genome contains these proteins:
- a CDS encoding ABC transporter permease, with the protein MSTYVIQRLLAAVPVLMLVGLIVFALLRVTPGDPAAVLAGEHATPENIAQIRAKLGLDQPIYVQLGRWLGQILRGDLGDSLFTGYKVTTLIRQRLEPTISLAILAEIIAVSLALPMGILAAWRANSWIDRAVMVFAVLGFSVPVFWLGFNLIWLFSVNLNLLPAAGYTPISKGFWPWLRSLILPAVTLGLVFSALIARMTRASMLEILREDYIRTARAKGLGERAVLLRHALKNAAVPIVTIIGLGFAALITGVVVTETVYALPGLGRLIVDSMLRRDYPVIQGAILLVAFAYVFINLVVDLTYAYFDPRIRY; encoded by the coding sequence GTGTCCACTTATGTGATTCAACGCCTGCTGGCGGCAGTGCCTGTGTTGATGCTGGTAGGGTTGATCGTGTTCGCCCTCCTGCGGGTCACGCCGGGCGACCCCGCAGCCGTGCTGGCCGGGGAGCACGCCACACCCGAAAACATCGCCCAAATCCGCGCCAAACTGGGGTTAGACCAGCCCATTTATGTGCAACTGGGGCGGTGGCTGGGGCAGATCCTGCGGGGGGATCTGGGGGATTCCCTGTTCACCGGCTATAAGGTGACGACCCTCATACGCCAGCGCCTGGAGCCTACCATCTCCCTTGCTATTCTGGCGGAGATTATCGCCGTCTCCCTGGCTTTGCCCATGGGCATCCTGGCGGCGTGGCGGGCCAACTCCTGGATAGACCGGGCGGTGATGGTGTTTGCGGTGCTGGGGTTCTCGGTGCCTGTGTTCTGGCTGGGCTTCAACCTCATCTGGCTGTTCTCGGTGAACTTAAACCTGCTGCCGGCGGCGGGGTATACACCCATCAGCAAGGGCTTCTGGCCATGGCTCCGCAGCCTTATCCTGCCCGCCGTAACTTTGGGGCTCGTCTTCTCCGCCCTCATCGCCCGCATGACGCGGGCGAGCATGCTAGAAATTTTGCGCGAGGACTATATCCGCACGGCGCGAGCGAAGGGTTTGGGGGAGCGGGCGGTGCTCCTGCGCCACGCCTTGAAAAACGCCGCCGTGCCCATTGTTACCATCATCGGTTTGGGCTTCGCGGCGCTCATCACGGGGGTGGTGGTTACGGAGACGGTCTACGCCCTGCCGGGACTGGGCCGATTGATCGTGGACTCCATGCTCCGCCGGGACTATCCTGTCATTCAGGGGGCCATCCTGTTGGTGGCTTTCGCCTATGTGTTCATTAACCTGGTGGTGGATTTGACCTACGCCTATTTTGACCCGAGGATACGCTACTAA
- the thiI gene encoding tRNA 4-thiouridine(8) synthase ThiI, translating to MEQVGLLRLFHEIFLKGGNRSLFVRQALHNLRRALQGTGLQVYPLTPLTAVVPLPSDAHWEALRQRASFVFGLELLSRAYRVPPRMDAILEAAERLTAQRRFASFRVTAKRQDKSFPILSPDIERQVGALVQTKTGARVDLENYEVEVVVTVLPRQAFVSMGEERLAGGIPVGVSGTVVALLSGGIDSPVASWRAMRRGCRVVFVHFHSFPLVEGTSREKAQDLVRLLTRWQNHSILYLVPFAEIQKRIILTVPPSHRVVLYRRFMFRIAEALGQAHRAGALVTGESLAQVASQTLTNITTIGAAVQRLPIFRPLIGMDKQEIIAQAKQIGTYPISIIPDQDCCSLFVPRHPSTQVTVAEAERLEAGLDVHALVQEGVRSAERKEYTWPEEEP from the coding sequence GTGGAACAGGTTGGGCTCCTGCGCCTTTTCCACGAGATCTTCCTCAAAGGGGGCAACCGCTCCCTGTTCGTGCGCCAGGCCCTGCACAACCTGCGCCGGGCCTTACAGGGCACCGGCTTGCAGGTCTATCCCCTCACCCCCCTTACGGCCGTTGTTCCCCTCCCCTCCGATGCCCATTGGGAGGCCCTCCGCCAGCGCGCATCCTTCGTGTTCGGCCTGGAACTCCTCTCCCGCGCCTACCGTGTCCCCCCCCGCATGGACGCCATCCTGGAGGCGGCAGAGCGCCTGACGGCCCAGCGCCGGTTCGCCTCCTTCCGCGTCACAGCCAAGCGCCAGGACAAGTCTTTCCCCATCCTTTCGCCGGACATAGAGCGCCAGGTCGGGGCGCTGGTGCAAACCAAGACGGGCGCCCGAGTGGACCTGGAGAACTACGAGGTGGAGGTGGTGGTCACAGTTCTGCCTCGCCAGGCCTTCGTCTCCATGGGGGAGGAGCGGTTGGCCGGGGGCATCCCCGTGGGGGTGAGCGGGACAGTGGTGGCTTTGCTCTCGGGAGGCATTGACTCGCCTGTGGCCTCCTGGCGGGCCATGCGCCGCGGATGTCGGGTGGTGTTTGTCCATTTCCACAGTTTCCCCCTGGTGGAGGGCACCTCCCGCGAAAAGGCGCAGGACCTGGTGCGCCTGCTCACCCGCTGGCAGAACCATAGCATCCTCTACTTGGTGCCCTTCGCAGAAATCCAGAAACGCATCATCCTCACTGTGCCTCCCAGCCACCGGGTCGTGCTGTATCGGCGCTTCATGTTCCGCATCGCCGAGGCGCTGGGGCAGGCTCACCGCGCAGGTGCCCTGGTTACGGGGGAATCCCTCGCGCAGGTGGCATCCCAAACCTTGACCAACATCACCACCATTGGGGCGGCGGTGCAACGGCTCCCCATCTTCCGCCCCCTTATCGGGATGGATAAGCAGGAGATCATCGCCCAAGCCAAGCAGATCGGCACCTACCCCATCTCTATCATCCCCGACCAGGACTGCTGTAGCCTGTTCGTGCCCCGCCATCCCAGCACCCAGGTAACGGTGGCAGAAGCGGAGCGCCTGGAGGCGGGGTTGGATGTGCACGCCCTGGTGCAAGAGGGGGTGCGCAGCGCCGAGCGCAAAGAGTACACCTGGCCGGAGGAGGAACCCTAG
- a CDS encoding HAD-IA family hydrolase codes for MERRRSFVGIRAVFFDLYNTLARFWPPREEVQAHAAATVGLQVSPEGIARGYAQADAYLTRENARWPLRLRPPEEVDKFWAEYERLILAGAGVQVDAETALKVWRAVRALPYDLALFPDVLPGLRLLRERGLVLGVLSNINRDGPALLNGLGLAGAVDFLVTSREVGVEKPHPRIFQEALRRAGVQPHEALHVGDQVESDVVGAQGVGIHPVLMDRYGHLVAPEGVPVVRSVAEVAELLADKGV; via the coding sequence ATGGAGCGTCGGCGGAGTTTTGTCGGCATACGCGCCGTCTTCTTTGACCTCTACAACACCCTGGCGCGCTTCTGGCCGCCGCGGGAGGAGGTGCAGGCCCACGCGGCGGCTACAGTGGGTCTCCAGGTGTCCCCGGAAGGCATCGCCCGCGGCTATGCCCAGGCGGATGCCTACCTGACGCGGGAGAACGCCCGTTGGCCCCTGCGCCTGCGCCCGCCCGAGGAGGTGGACAAGTTCTGGGCGGAGTATGAGCGCCTCATCCTGGCGGGGGCGGGGGTGCAGGTGGACGCGGAGACGGCCCTGAAAGTGTGGCGGGCGGTGCGCGCCCTGCCCTATGACCTGGCCCTGTTCCCCGATGTGCTCCCTGGCCTGCGCCTCTTAAGGGAGCGGGGCTTGGTGCTTGGGGTTCTGTCCAACATCAATCGGGACGGCCCTGCTCTGTTGAACGGTCTGGGGCTAGCGGGGGCGGTGGATTTCCTGGTAACTTCGCGGGAAGTGGGGGTGGAGAAGCCCCACCCGCGCATCTTCCAGGAGGCGCTACGCCGCGCAGGCGTGCAACCGCACGAGGCGCTACATGTGGGCGACCAGGTGGAGTCGGATGTGGTGGGGGCGCAAGGGGTGGGGATACATCCCGTTCTGATGGACCGCTACGGGCACCTGGTGGCGCCCGAGGGGGTGCCGGTGGTGCGTTCGGTGGCGGAGGTGGCGGAATTGCTTGCGGATAAGGGCGTGTGA
- a CDS encoding ABC transporter permease codes for MGTQQRTLATAELRWSGAARKSLRARLWAFVRRNPTMAAGIVVVLIMMLVAISAPLLATHRPQALNPIERLQPPSREHYFGTDHLGRDIYSRVIYGGRVSLVVGSSVALLAMFWGVVFGLIAGYFRRADAIIMRVMDGIMAFPALLLAIALVALLTASIQNVIIALTVVETPRATRVVRAAVLSLATRDFVEAARALGARAPRILLRHILPNTIAPLIVQGSFIFAAAVLTEASLSFLGAGTPPTIPSWGNIMGEGRQYVQRAVWVTFFPGVFLTITVLGINLIGDGLRDILDPRLARRL; via the coding sequence ATGGGCACGCAGCAGCGCACCCTAGCGACAGCAGAACTCCGCTGGTCTGGAGCAGCCCGTAAGAGCCTGCGAGCACGCCTGTGGGCCTTTGTGCGGCGCAATCCCACTATGGCCGCCGGCATCGTGGTGGTGCTGATCATGATGCTGGTAGCCATCAGCGCCCCGCTGCTGGCCACCCATAGGCCCCAAGCCCTCAATCCCATCGAGCGGCTGCAGCCCCCTTCCCGAGAGCACTACTTTGGCACGGACCACCTGGGACGGGACATCTACTCCCGTGTCATCTATGGGGGGCGTGTCTCCCTGGTGGTAGGGTCTTCGGTGGCACTGTTGGCGATGTTCTGGGGTGTGGTGTTCGGGCTCATTGCCGGCTACTTCCGCCGGGCTGATGCCATCATCATGCGGGTGATGGATGGGATTATGGCCTTCCCGGCCCTGTTGTTGGCCATCGCTTTGGTGGCCCTCCTCACGGCGAGCATTCAGAACGTGATCATCGCCCTGACGGTGGTGGAAACCCCCAGGGCCACACGGGTGGTGCGGGCAGCGGTGCTGTCCTTGGCCACGCGGGACTTTGTGGAAGCGGCCCGTGCCCTGGGGGCCCGTGCACCCCGCATTCTCCTGCGCCACATCTTGCCCAACACCATCGCCCCCCTGATCGTGCAGGGGAGTTTCATCTTTGCGGCGGCAGTGCTCACCGAGGCGTCGCTGAGTTTCCTGGGAGCGGGGACACCCCCCACCATCCCCTCCTGGGGCAATATTATGGGGGAGGGACGGCAGTACGTGCAGCGGGCGGTGTGGGTAACCTTCTTCCCCGGGGTCTTTTTGACCATCACAGTGTTGGGCATCAACCTCATCGGCGATGGCCTGCGGGACATTCTGGACCCCCGTCTGGCGCGGCGTCTGTAA
- a CDS encoding ABC transporter substrate-binding protein: PFIAPTPRVVVTPTPTPAAPVGPKRGGTLRFVPHADPATLDPTWTTAAITFTYAANVFDVLLARDEKMEVRPQMVDTWRVSPDGTEYTFVLRDGLQFHDGTPVTSEEAVLSLQRWGKQDPQARIIFAALEKIETIDAKTFRMKLKEPLGITLEAIGKPSSYLPVVFKKEDALKPPTERADARIGSGPYKLVVHQPGHKLEFVRNDAYRPRPEPPSGLAGGKIAYVDRMEWLIMPDRATALAALRTATIDYFEDPLNDDFDVLSRDPNIQVFIVPFGRQAWLRFNVLHPPFDKPLARRAVQVAADQATYLRASYGPERFWNRCLSIYLCGGPWESHAGTEFALKGDLERGRQWLRESGYDGRPIVIIAPGDLPSLYNASVVTKDLLEKLGAKVDFVSTDWATVVTRRARRDPPEQGGWHIFHTSWGFLSVMDPSVHQGLTPWFGFYSNPRADELRTQWVKETDHSKRKQIADEIQKLHYEEVPYVNLGQFFNIRAARKEVKGLIVHPVTILWNIWLDK; encoded by the coding sequence CCCTTCATCGCCCCCACACCACGCGTCGTCGTCACGCCTACACCAACGCCTGCCGCTCCCGTTGGCCCCAAGCGCGGGGGCACCCTCCGCTTCGTCCCCCACGCCGACCCCGCCACCCTTGACCCCACCTGGACCACCGCCGCCATCACCTTCACCTATGCTGCCAATGTATTTGATGTGCTATTGGCACGGGATGAGAAGATGGAGGTCCGCCCCCAGATGGTAGACACCTGGCGGGTGAGCCCGGACGGCACCGAATACACCTTCGTCCTGCGGGACGGTCTGCAGTTCCACGACGGCACGCCCGTTACTAGCGAGGAGGCGGTGCTCTCCCTCCAACGCTGGGGCAAGCAGGACCCCCAGGCCCGCATCATCTTCGCCGCTTTGGAAAAGATCGAGACCATTGATGCCAAGACCTTCCGTATGAAACTGAAGGAGCCTCTGGGCATCACCCTGGAAGCCATCGGCAAGCCCAGCAGCTACCTGCCCGTGGTGTTCAAGAAGGAGGACGCCCTCAAGCCCCCCACGGAGCGGGCCGACGCCCGTATCGGCTCCGGCCCCTACAAACTGGTCGTCCACCAACCAGGGCATAAACTGGAGTTTGTGCGCAACGATGCCTATCGGCCACGCCCAGAGCCTCCCAGTGGGCTGGCCGGCGGCAAAATCGCCTACGTGGATCGGATGGAGTGGCTGATTATGCCCGACCGGGCCACAGCCCTGGCCGCCCTGCGCACCGCTACCATTGACTATTTTGAAGACCCCCTCAACGACGACTTTGATGTGCTCTCCCGGGACCCCAACATCCAGGTGTTCATCGTACCCTTTGGGCGCCAGGCGTGGTTGCGGTTCAATGTGCTGCACCCGCCCTTTGACAAGCCCTTGGCGCGCCGTGCGGTACAGGTTGCCGCCGACCAGGCCACCTATCTGCGTGCCTCCTATGGACCCGAGCGTTTTTGGAACCGCTGTCTATCCATCTACCTGTGCGGGGGGCCGTGGGAAAGCCACGCAGGCACCGAGTTCGCCCTGAAGGGCGACTTGGAGCGGGGACGCCAATGGCTGCGGGAGTCGGGCTATGATGGCCGCCCCATCGTCATCATCGCCCCGGGCGACCTGCCCTCCTTGTATAACGCCTCGGTGGTCACCAAAGACCTCCTGGAGAAACTGGGGGCCAAGGTGGACTTCGTCTCCACCGACTGGGCCACGGTGGTTACCCGCCGCGCCCGCCGCGACCCGCCCGAGCAGGGCGGATGGCACATCTTCCATACCTCGTGGGGTTTCCTGAGCGTCATGGATCCCTCGGTGCATCAGGGTCTGACGCCATGGTTCGGCTTCTACAGCAATCCACGCGCTGATGAGTTGCGCACACAATGGGTCAAGGAGACCGACCACAGCAAGCGCAAACAAATAGCCGACGAGATTCAGAAACTACACTATGAGGAAGTGCCCTATGTGAACCTGGGGCAGTTCTTCAACATCCGGGCTGCCCGTAAAGAGGTGAAAGGCCTGATTGTGCACCCCGTGACGATTTTGTGGAACATCTGGCTGGACAAGTAG
- a CDS encoding enoyl-CoA hydratase-related protein: MSQDILLTVSDGIATITFNRPTQRNAMNYQMWLDLQRLMVDLEHDPQVRVVVFTGAGDEAFSAGADIKDFDLYRNNADKARLYAHASEGAMDMIEALPKPTISLIKGYCIGGGCELATATDIRIGADNARLGITAARLGITIGFKEMRRLVDCVGPAGAKYILLTARLLDAQEALRLGLLHQVVPLAEVEAYTYRLAQEIANLGPLSHRYNKRILHKVITDPALRLTPEEEAMPFRVFDSQDYHEGRRAFLEKRKPQFQGK; the protein is encoded by the coding sequence GTGAGCCAGGATATCCTGCTAACCGTTTCCGACGGCATCGCCACCATCACTTTCAATCGCCCCACCCAGCGCAACGCCATGAACTACCAGATGTGGCTGGACCTACAACGCCTGATGGTAGACCTGGAGCACGACCCCCAGGTGCGGGTAGTGGTGTTCACCGGGGCGGGGGACGAGGCCTTCTCCGCCGGGGCCGACATCAAGGACTTTGACCTCTACCGCAACAACGCCGATAAGGCCCGCCTCTACGCCCACGCCTCCGAGGGCGCCATGGATATGATTGAGGCCCTCCCCAAACCCACCATCTCCCTCATCAAGGGCTACTGCATTGGCGGAGGGTGCGAACTCGCCACCGCCACCGACATCCGCATCGGGGCGGACAACGCCCGCCTGGGCATCACCGCCGCCCGCCTGGGTATTACTATCGGCTTCAAGGAAATGCGCCGGCTGGTGGACTGCGTGGGGCCGGCGGGGGCTAAGTACATCCTCCTCACCGCCCGCCTCCTGGACGCCCAGGAGGCCCTGCGCCTGGGCCTGCTCCACCAGGTCGTCCCCCTGGCCGAGGTAGAGGCCTACACCTACCGCCTCGCCCAGGAGATAGCCAACCTCGGCCCCCTCTCCCACCGCTACAACAAGCGCATCCTGCACAAGGTCATCACGGATCCCGCCCTGCGCCTGACCCCCGAGGAGGAGGCCATGCCCTTCCGGGTCTTCGACTCCCAGGACTACCACGAGGGGCGGCGGGCCTTCTTGGAAAAACGCAAACCCCAGTTTCAAGGAAAGTGA
- the lexA gene encoding transcriptional repressor LexA → MQGRRPLSPRQQRILTFIREFILEHGYPPSIRDIQKGCGLSSTSVVDYNLQILQREGYLRRSPEVSRGIDLIGGPGGRAVVPIPVLGTIAAGEPLPTFPEDAWQSAETLELPTSLVPTRGPLYALRVKGQSMLDALITDGDIILVQQVPQVENGAMAVVWLKGSGEVTLKHFYRERELVRLQPANSQMAPLYVHPKEVEVKGKVVGVLRFLG, encoded by the coding sequence CTTTCCCCACGGCAACAGCGCATCCTCACCTTCATCCGGGAGTTCATTCTGGAACACGGCTACCCCCCCTCTATACGGGACATCCAGAAAGGGTGTGGGCTATCCTCTACCTCGGTGGTGGACTATAACCTGCAGATTCTCCAGCGGGAGGGGTATCTGCGGCGCTCCCCGGAGGTCTCCCGGGGGATAGACCTCATTGGCGGCCCTGGGGGGCGGGCGGTGGTGCCTATCCCCGTCCTGGGCACCATTGCCGCCGGGGAGCCCCTGCCCACTTTCCCCGAAGACGCCTGGCAGAGCGCCGAGACCCTGGAACTGCCCACCAGTCTTGTGCCCACCCGTGGTCCCCTCTATGCCCTGCGGGTCAAGGGCCAGTCCATGCTGGACGCCCTCATTACCGACGGGGATATCATCCTCGTCCAGCAGGTACCCCAGGTGGAGAATGGGGCTATGGCCGTGGTGTGGCTCAAGGGGAGCGGGGAGGTAACGCTGAAGCACTTTTACCGGGAGCGGGAGCTCGTGCGCCTGCAGCCCGCCAACAGCCAGATGGCCCCCCTCTATGTGCACCCCAAGGAGGTGGAGGTGAAGGGGAAGGTGGTGGGGGTTCTGCGCTTCCTGGGCTAG